A section of the Drosophila sechellia strain sech25 chromosome 3L, ASM438219v1, whole genome shotgun sequence genome encodes:
- the LOC6605285 gene encoding MOB kinase activator-like 2 isoform X3: MKETLSSKVPTRIGVTFVSESDPKKKFKSSPSTSSSTISTATTTTTASPPPPQTSYVIKCLLKTARFMWQVTTIPSKIGDTIGTLYRYAQDSVDSFLCVAGKARRKERDGDQNSTDTKLYLEESVLERKLPEADLKALVDLPAGLDYNEWLASHTLALFEHVNLVYGTISEFCTQSGCADMTGPGNRTYLWFDEKGKKTRVAAPQYIDYVMTFTQKTVSDESIFPTKYANEFPGSFESIARKILRLQFHVIAHLYAAHFREIALLGLHTHLNLTFAHLTALHRRFNLIDEKETDVLRDLEVALRLTDDTGGCQDATSTTSSVHDHSHSGDLQHQSLQQQHQQQQQQHHNSSSNSTSSAEALHVNSQSNNGSTSASASVSLIDGDAVAPPICTQPEAGAGCKPAGSSGLLGGILGDLTSGEFGDTTRYCTSAVPQAAAAAGGAAIGATDAAALNNGAGALHLNFSNNNNNNHNLNHHHHHHHHHGHHGHHHAAQQPQQQQHSGLIQCNAAGGGGNATGVATGGATAAASSTTTA, from the exons atgaaagaaactCTAAGCTCAAAGGTGCCAACAAGAATAGGAGTAACGTTTGTATCTGAATCGGATCCaaagaaaaagtttaaaagTTCGCCATCAACGTCGAGCTCAACAATATCAacggcgacaacaacaaccaccgCATCGCCCCCACCGCCCCAAACTTCGTATGTGATTAAATGTCTGTTGAAAACCGCTCGTTTTATGTGGCAAGTGACGACAATACCCTCTAAAATCGGTGATACCATTGGTACCCTGTACCGTTATGCTCAGGATTCAGTTGATAGTTTTCTATGCGTAGCTGG CAAGGCCCGTCGCAAGGAACGCGATGGCGATCAAAATTCAACAGACACCAAATTGTATTTGGAGGAAAGTGTCCTAGAACGTAAATTACCTGAAGCTGATCTCAAAGCCCTAGTGGATCTTCCAGCTGGTTTGGACTACAATGAATGGCTAGCGTCACACA CCCTCGCTCTATTTGAGCACGTGAATTTGGTCTATGGAACTATTAGTGAATTTTGTACACAATCCGGTTGCGCTGACATGACCGGACCCGGCAACAG AACGTACTTATGGTTCGACGAGAAGGGCAAGAAGACGCGCGTCGCAGCACCACAGTACATCGACTATGTGATGACGTTCACCCAGAAGACGGTCAGCGATGAGTCGATATTCCCAACCAAATACGCCAACGAGTTCCCCGGCTCGTTCGAGTCGATTGCGCGGAAGATACTACGCTTGCAATTTCATGTGATAGCGCATCTGTATGCGGCGCATTTCAGAGAAATCGCGCTGCTCGGCTTGCACACCCATCTAAATCTGACGTTCGCGCACCTCACCGCACTGCACCGGCGCTTCAATTTGATCGACGAGAAGGAGACGGACGTGCTGCGCGACCTTGAGGTGGCCCTGCGTCTCACCGACGACACCGGTGGATGCCAGGATGCTACCTCCACGACGTCGTCGGTCCATGACCACTCCCACTCCGGCGATCTCCAGCATCAGTcgctgcaacagcagcatcagcagcagcagcagcaacaccacaacagcagcagcaacagcacctCCTCGGCGGAGGCGTTGCACGTCAATTCACAAAGCAACAATGGCAGCACATCCGCCTCGGCATCGGTATCCCTAATCGATGGCGATGCGGTGGCGCCGCCCATTTGCACGCAACCAGAGGCGGGAGCGGGCTGCAAGCCAGCGGGCAGCAGCGGATTGCTGGGCGGTATACTGGGCGACCTGACCAGCGGCGAATTTGGTGATACAACGCGCTACTGCACCTCGGCAGTTCCTcaggcggcggcagcagcgggTGGGGCAGCGATCGGTGCCACGGATGCTGCCGCATTGAACAACGGCGCTGGCGCACTACATTTAAACTttagcaacaataataacaataatcatAATCTGaatcaccatcaccaccatcatcaccacCACGGCCACCATGGCCACCATCATGCGGcccagcagccgcagcagcagcagcacagtGGACTCATACAGTGCAATGCGGCGGGCGGCGGAGGGAATGCAACAGGGGTAGCCACGGgcggagcaactgcagcagcgtCCTCGACCACCACGGCATAG
- the LOC6605285 gene encoding MOB kinase activator-like 2 isoform X4 has protein sequence MGKARRKERDGDQNSTDTKLYLEESVLERKLPEADLKALVDLPAGLDYNEWLASHTLALFEHVNLVYGTISEFCTQSGCADMTGPGNRTYLWFDEKGKKTRVAAPQYIDYVMTFTQKTVSDESIFPTKYANEFPGSFESIARKILRLQFHVIAHLYAAHFREIALLGLHTHLNLTFAHLTALHRRFNLIDEKETDVLRDLEVALRLTDDTGGCQDATSTTSSVHDHSHSGDLQHQSLQQQHQQQQQQHHNSSSNSTSSAEALHVNSQSNNGSTSASASVSLIDGDAVAPPICTQPEAGAGCKPAGSSGLLGGILGDLTSGEFGDTTRYCTSAVPQAAAAAGGAAIGATDAAALNNGAGALHLNFSNNNNNNHNLNHHHHHHHHHGHHGHHHAAQQPQQQQHSGLIQCNAAGGGGNATGVATGGATAAASSTTTA, from the exons CAAGGCCCGTCGCAAGGAACGCGATGGCGATCAAAATTCAACAGACACCAAATTGTATTTGGAGGAAAGTGTCCTAGAACGTAAATTACCTGAAGCTGATCTCAAAGCCCTAGTGGATCTTCCAGCTGGTTTGGACTACAATGAATGGCTAGCGTCACACA CCCTCGCTCTATTTGAGCACGTGAATTTGGTCTATGGAACTATTAGTGAATTTTGTACACAATCCGGTTGCGCTGACATGACCGGACCCGGCAACAG AACGTACTTATGGTTCGACGAGAAGGGCAAGAAGACGCGCGTCGCAGCACCACAGTACATCGACTATGTGATGACGTTCACCCAGAAGACGGTCAGCGATGAGTCGATATTCCCAACCAAATACGCCAACGAGTTCCCCGGCTCGTTCGAGTCGATTGCGCGGAAGATACTACGCTTGCAATTTCATGTGATAGCGCATCTGTATGCGGCGCATTTCAGAGAAATCGCGCTGCTCGGCTTGCACACCCATCTAAATCTGACGTTCGCGCACCTCACCGCACTGCACCGGCGCTTCAATTTGATCGACGAGAAGGAGACGGACGTGCTGCGCGACCTTGAGGTGGCCCTGCGTCTCACCGACGACACCGGTGGATGCCAGGATGCTACCTCCACGACGTCGTCGGTCCATGACCACTCCCACTCCGGCGATCTCCAGCATCAGTcgctgcaacagcagcatcagcagcagcagcagcaacaccacaacagcagcagcaacagcacctCCTCGGCGGAGGCGTTGCACGTCAATTCACAAAGCAACAATGGCAGCACATCCGCCTCGGCATCGGTATCCCTAATCGATGGCGATGCGGTGGCGCCGCCCATTTGCACGCAACCAGAGGCGGGAGCGGGCTGCAAGCCAGCGGGCAGCAGCGGATTGCTGGGCGGTATACTGGGCGACCTGACCAGCGGCGAATTTGGTGATACAACGCGCTACTGCACCTCGGCAGTTCCTcaggcggcggcagcagcgggTGGGGCAGCGATCGGTGCCACGGATGCTGCCGCATTGAACAACGGCGCTGGCGCACTACATTTAAACTttagcaacaataataacaataatcatAATCTGaatcaccatcaccaccatcatcaccacCACGGCCACCATGGCCACCATCATGCGGcccagcagccgcagcagcagcagcacagtGGACTCATACAGTGCAATGCGGCGGGCGGCGGAGGGAATGCAACAGGGGTAGCCACGGgcggagcaactgcagcagcgtCCTCGACCACCACGGCATAG